One stretch of Rosistilla oblonga DNA includes these proteins:
- a CDS encoding M24 family metallopeptidase — MSTRIEKLRSLLADEAVDCLLVTGETDVRYLSGFTGDSSYLLVSADRCAILTDRRYETQIEAECGGIESFVRGPERTMTQLVAEAVDDFSAATIGLDANDVSWALLEGLRSALPQQTFAATNGLVLKLRQIKDPEEIETIRRAVRIAEQTFQAIRATLRRGQTELEIAHDVEKWIRYFGGEGCGFATIAAIGPNAALPHAQPGERRVGDDPALLLDWGARYNGYTSDLTRMTAIGAPSPEMAEIYPVVLEAQLAAIAAIRPGAELKAVDAAARNVIRDAGFGDYFGHGLGHGIGLQVHESPRMSAITEGTLQAGMVVTVEPGIYLPGKLGVRIEDDVLVTEKGHEVLSSLPKGLDDCTVIL, encoded by the coding sequence ATGTCCACACGTATTGAGAAACTGCGCAGCCTGCTAGCCGACGAAGCTGTCGATTGTTTGTTGGTGACCGGCGAGACCGACGTCCGCTACCTATCGGGGTTCACCGGCGACAGCAGCTATCTGCTGGTCTCCGCCGATCGTTGTGCGATCCTCACCGACCGCCGCTACGAGACGCAAATCGAAGCCGAATGCGGTGGGATCGAGTCGTTTGTTCGCGGCCCCGAACGGACGATGACTCAATTGGTCGCCGAAGCTGTCGACGACTTCTCCGCCGCCACGATCGGTCTGGATGCCAACGATGTCAGTTGGGCGCTGTTAGAAGGTCTACGATCCGCGCTGCCGCAACAGACCTTTGCCGCCACCAACGGGCTCGTTCTTAAGCTGCGTCAGATTAAAGACCCCGAAGAAATCGAAACGATCCGCCGGGCAGTCCGCATCGCCGAACAGACCTTTCAAGCGATCCGGGCAACGCTGCGGCGAGGGCAGACCGAGCTAGAGATCGCTCACGATGTCGAGAAATGGATCCGCTACTTCGGCGGCGAAGGCTGTGGATTTGCGACGATCGCTGCGATTGGCCCCAATGCAGCGCTGCCGCACGCCCAACCGGGCGAGCGACGCGTCGGCGACGATCCCGCACTACTACTCGACTGGGGGGCTCGTTACAACGGATACACCAGCGATTTAACGAGGATGACGGCTATCGGGGCCCCCTCGCCGGAAATGGCTGAAATTTATCCTGTCGTTCTGGAGGCTCAACTGGCGGCGATTGCGGCGATTCGGCCCGGCGCAGAACTGAAAGCTGTCGACGCAGCGGCTCGCAACGTGATCCGCGACGCCGGCTTTGGCGACTACTTCGGGCACGGTTTGGGGCACGGAATTGGTTTACAAGTGCACGAATCGCCACGAATGTCAGCAATTACCGAAGGGACGTTGCAGGCGGGGATGGTCGTCACGGTGGAACCTGGAATCTATCTGCCGGGTAAACTAGGTGTCCGGATCGAAGACGATGTGTTGGTGACCGAGAAGGGGCACGAAGTCTTGTCGAGTTTGCCAAAGGGTCTCGATGACTGCACCGTAATCCTGTAA
- the accB gene encoding acetyl-CoA carboxylase biotin carboxyl carrier protein has translation MSGDVFDIEQIRKLVELMEEHNLAEVDLKQDQKTIKLCRGGFAAAPAPMMVPQAVAPAAPAAAPAAAAPAADGANIAIIKAPMVGTFYTRANPEASPFVSVGDSVNADTTICIVEAMKVFNEIPAEISGKVVAILAKDGEAVDFGKPLFKIDTSA, from the coding sequence ATGTCAGGCGACGTTTTTGATATCGAACAGATCCGCAAGCTCGTCGAGCTGATGGAAGAACACAATCTTGCTGAAGTCGATTTGAAGCAGGACCAAAAGACGATCAAGTTGTGTCGCGGCGGGTTCGCTGCGGCTCCCGCACCAATGATGGTACCTCAAGCTGTCGCTCCGGCGGCCCCAGCAGCGGCTCCCGCTGCGGCGGCTCCCGCGGCTGACGGTGCAAACATCGCGATCATCAAGGCACCGATGGTTGGCACGTTTTATACCCGTGCAAATCCCGAAGCGTCTCCTTTCGTCAGCGTTGGCGATTCGGTCAACGCCGACACAACGATCTGCATCGTCGAAGCGATGAAGGTCTTCAACGAAATTCCTGCGGAAATTTCGGGGAAGGTCGTCGCGATCTTGGCTAAGGATGGCGAAGCTGTCGATTTCGGCAAACCGCTGTTCAAGATCGACACCTCGGCGTAA
- the accC gene encoding acetyl-CoA carboxylase biotin carboxylase subunit, translating into MYNRILIANRGEIALRIIRACREMGIESVAVFSEADRESAHVRLADAAYCIGPARSAESYLRIDQVISAAEVSGAEAIHPGYGFLAENADFNEVCRSCNIDFIGPMPESMEMLGDKNSARALAQSAGVPVVPGSDGLLTDTEEALAVAKTIGYPVLIKATAGGGGKGMRVAETPEVLETALQQARQEAEAAFGNGGVYLEKFIEQPRHIEVQIIADQQGNVVHLHERDCSVQRRHQKLIEEAPSPLLPAERRKEICDAAVRLIQNANYYNAGTVEFIVDKNDDFYFIEVNARIQVEHPVTEMVTGVDLIKQQISVAAGQPLPFTQADIKSQGSAIECRINAENPDKNFMPNPGKIETLFSPGGLGVRFDSHVYAGYTVPPYYDSMIGKLIVHRPTREEAIACMLRALYELEVGGIATTASLHRKILQHPEFIEGRHDTTFIAREFSS; encoded by the coding sequence ATGTATAACCGGATCCTTATTGCCAACCGTGGTGAAATCGCGCTGCGGATTATCCGCGCCTGTCGCGAAATGGGCATCGAATCGGTCGCTGTGTTCAGCGAAGCGGATCGCGAATCGGCACACGTTCGCCTAGCCGACGCGGCGTATTGCATCGGACCAGCTCGCAGCGCCGAAAGCTACCTGCGGATCGACCAAGTGATCAGCGCCGCCGAGGTGAGTGGTGCCGAAGCGATCCACCCGGGATACGGCTTCCTCGCCGAAAACGCCGACTTCAACGAAGTCTGCCGCAGCTGCAACATCGATTTCATCGGCCCGATGCCCGAATCGATGGAGATGCTTGGCGATAAAAACTCAGCCCGCGCGTTGGCTCAATCCGCTGGCGTCCCCGTCGTCCCCGGAAGCGACGGCTTGCTGACCGATACCGAGGAAGCGCTGGCTGTCGCCAAGACGATCGGATACCCCGTGCTGATCAAAGCGACAGCAGGTGGTGGCGGTAAGGGAATGCGTGTCGCCGAGACGCCCGAGGTTCTCGAGACCGCGCTGCAACAGGCTCGCCAAGAAGCGGAAGCCGCCTTCGGAAACGGCGGCGTCTACCTAGAGAAATTCATCGAACAACCGCGACACATCGAAGTCCAGATCATCGCCGATCAACAGGGCAACGTGGTCCACCTTCACGAACGCGACTGTTCGGTCCAACGCCGTCACCAAAAACTGATCGAAGAGGCTCCGTCGCCGCTGCTGCCCGCAGAACGACGCAAAGAGATCTGCGACGCGGCGGTCCGTTTGATCCAAAACGCCAACTATTACAACGCCGGTACTGTCGAATTTATCGTCGACAAAAACGACGACTTCTACTTTATCGAAGTGAATGCTCGCATTCAGGTCGAACACCCGGTAACCGAAATGGTGACCGGCGTCGATCTGATCAAGCAACAGATCTCGGTCGCCGCTGGACAACCGCTGCCGTTCACCCAAGCGGACATCAAGAGCCAAGGGTCGGCGATCGAATGCCGCATCAACGCCGAAAACCCCGATAAAAACTTCATGCCCAATCCGGGCAAGATCGAAACGCTGTTTTCACCAGGCGGACTTGGCGTTCGATTCGATTCGCACGTCTACGCCGGATACACCGTACCGCCGTATTACGATTCGATGATCGGCAAGTTGATCGTCCATCGTCCGACGCGTGAAGAAGCGATCGCTTGCATGTTGCGGGCTCTGTACGAACTCGAAGTCGGCGGGATCGCAACGACCGCATCGCTGCACCGCAAGATCCTGCAGCACCCCGAATTCATCGAAGGTCGCCACGATACGACCTTTATCGCCCGGGAATTCAGTAGCTGA
- a CDS encoding ABC transporter permease, with protein MYRWVLCFRYLRTRYIALASIISVTLGVATLIVVNSVMAGFSAEMHKRMNELLSDVVIDCHSSGGMPDQEKHLERIRRITGDKLVGATCSVHVPAMLGIEHNGQLITKQINLIGVDPKTYGDVSDFGRCLLHPGNRETASFELYDNGYGSDRKNFPESGWVYRRAWAAYQKAYQNEIREAEAARKAAGNATGASAGPSIDSFGSDGLFSQVAEETRSREFDPQEEQHCGIILGITTCSSRFRDPDGDVGDYFYCRPGDDVRVIFPNAGEDTKALNQHFTVVDLYESGMSEYDSTFAFVPLDRLQEFRGMVDPTTGVRSITTIQLKLAEGTNLGEVRDALRREFPPDIYAYNIQTWRDMQGPLLAAVRLETTILNVLLFLIIAVAGFGILATFFMIVVEKTRDIGILKALGASNAGVMSIFLSYGLLLGIAGSGVGLLGGLAFVHYINDIAGLIEKITGQEVFDPTVYYFNTIPTIIHPITIVWVMIGAVAIAVMASVLPALRAARMHPVMALRYE; from the coding sequence ATGTACCGCTGGGTTCTTTGCTTTCGCTATCTGCGAACTCGTTACATCGCACTCGCTTCGATCATTAGCGTCACCCTCGGGGTGGCAACGCTAATCGTCGTCAACAGCGTGATGGCAGGCTTTTCTGCCGAGATGCACAAACGGATGAACGAATTGCTGTCGGACGTCGTTATCGACTGTCACAGCAGCGGCGGAATGCCCGATCAAGAAAAGCACCTGGAGCGGATTCGCCGCATCACCGGTGACAAATTGGTCGGTGCGACGTGCAGCGTTCACGTCCCGGCGATGTTGGGAATCGAGCACAACGGTCAACTGATCACCAAACAGATCAATCTGATTGGCGTCGATCCGAAGACCTACGGCGACGTCAGCGATTTTGGCCGTTGCCTGCTGCACCCGGGCAATCGTGAAACCGCGTCGTTCGAACTCTACGACAACGGCTACGGCAGCGATCGCAAGAACTTTCCCGAATCGGGATGGGTCTACCGACGCGCCTGGGCCGCATATCAAAAGGCTTACCAAAACGAGATCCGCGAAGCCGAAGCGGCCCGCAAAGCTGCTGGCAATGCGACCGGTGCATCGGCTGGCCCAAGCATCGATTCGTTTGGATCCGACGGACTGTTTTCGCAAGTTGCCGAAGAGACACGGAGCCGCGAATTCGATCCGCAGGAAGAACAGCACTGCGGGATCATCCTCGGTATCACCACCTGCAGTTCACGTTTCCGCGACCCCGATGGCGACGTAGGCGATTACTTTTACTGCCGTCCGGGCGACGACGTTCGCGTCATCTTCCCCAACGCCGGCGAGGACACCAAAGCGCTCAACCAGCACTTCACCGTCGTCGATCTGTACGAGAGCGGGATGAGCGAGTACGACTCGACGTTTGCGTTTGTACCGTTGGACCGATTGCAAGAGTTCCGCGGGATGGTCGATCCGACAACAGGCGTTCGCAGCATCACAACGATCCAGTTGAAGCTTGCCGAAGGGACCAACCTCGGTGAGGTTCGCGATGCGTTGCGACGCGAATTCCCGCCAGACATCTACGCTTACAACATTCAAACATGGCGCGACATGCAAGGTCCTCTGCTGGCCGCGGTACGCCTGGAAACAACGATCCTAAACGTTTTGTTGTTCCTGATTATCGCCGTCGCCGGCTTCGGCATCCTGGCAACCTTCTTCATGATCGTCGTCGAAAAGACGCGCGACATCGGGATCCTCAAAGCACTTGGTGCCTCCAACGCCGGCGTGATGAGCATCTTCCTCAGCTACGGCTTGCTGTTAGGCATCGCCGGATCGGGAGTTGGCCTGCTGGGCGGGCTCGCTTTTGTGCATTACATCAACGACATCGCGGGGCTGATCGAAAAGATCACCGGGCAGGAAGTCTTTGATCCAACGGTCTATTACTTCAACACCATCCCAACGATCATTCATCCGATCACGATCGTGTGGGTGATGATCGGCGCTGTGGCGATCGCGGTGATGGCAAGTGTTCTTCCTGCATTGCGTGCGGCGCGAATGCATCCCGTAATGGCGCTACGTTATGAGTAA
- a CDS encoding ABC transporter ATP-binding protein — MINPAVDPTQSASNQSSGTQPIAAADGTILAVRGLVKSYHKNRIEVPVLRGVDFDIEVGSMTSLVGRSGSGKSTLMHLMATLDQPDAGEVSFEGSRIDNASARQRDYYRNHQIGMIFQFYHLLPELTALENVMVPTMISRRLFSFLRVKKTARQRAEQLLEMVGLTHRTHHRPSEMSGGEMQRAAIARALMNNPTLLLADEPTGNLDSETGHGILELLRKLNDENNLTIVMITHDDAIARQADRMVRLENGLVVDQGEAFRVIR, encoded by the coding sequence ATGATTAACCCAGCCGTCGATCCGACGCAAAGTGCTTCCAACCAATCCTCCGGGACGCAGCCGATCGCGGCTGCCGACGGGACGATCCTCGCGGTTCGTGGATTGGTCAAAAGCTACCACAAGAATCGTATCGAAGTCCCCGTGCTGCGTGGCGTCGACTTCGATATCGAAGTCGGCAGCATGACGTCACTGGTCGGTCGCAGCGGCAGCGGCAAGAGCACGCTGATGCACTTGATGGCGACGTTGGATCAACCCGACGCCGGCGAAGTCAGCTTCGAAGGCAGCCGTATCGATAACGCCTCGGCTCGCCAACGCGATTATTACCGGAACCATCAGATCGGGATGATCTTTCAGTTCTACCACCTGTTGCCCGAACTGACAGCGTTGGAAAACGTGATGGTCCCCACGATGATCTCGCGGCGATTGTTTTCGTTTTTGCGAGTCAAAAAGACAGCCAGACAGCGAGCCGAACAACTGCTGGAAATGGTTGGCCTAACCCACCGCACGCATCACCGCCCCAGTGAAATGAGTGGTGGTGAAATGCAGCGAGCGGCGATCGCTCGCGCCTTGATGAACAATCCAACGCTGTTGCTGGCCGACGAACCTACGGGCAACTTGGACAGCGAAACCGGGCACGGGATCCTCGAACTGCTGAGGAAACTGAACGACGAAAACAACTTGACGATCGTGATGATCACCCACGACGACGCGATCGCTCGACAAGCCGATCGCATGGTTCGCTTGGAAAACGGCTTGGTCGTCGACCAGGGCGAAGCCTTCCGCGTGATTCGTTAA